Proteins from one Enterobacter bugandensis genomic window:
- the thpR gene encoding RNA 2',3'-cyclic phosphodiesterase — protein sequence MSDSKRLFFAIELPTTLQRQIVRWRAEHFPPEAGRPVAAANLHLTLAFLGDVSAEKQRALAAMAGRIAQPAFTLHLDDAGQWLRSRVVWLGTRQPPRGLLQLANMLRAQAARSGCYQSPQPFHPHVTLLRDAGQAVAIPPPGFHWAFPVNEFALYESVFARGRTRYRPLQRWTLGDTTRNSDEV from the coding sequence ATGTCTGATTCGAAACGGCTGTTTTTTGCCATTGAATTGCCCACCACCCTACAGCGGCAAATCGTTCGCTGGCGCGCGGAACATTTTCCACCGGAAGCGGGCCGACCCGTTGCGGCGGCAAACCTGCACCTGACGCTGGCCTTTTTGGGTGACGTGAGCGCCGAAAAACAGCGGGCATTAGCCGCCATGGCCGGGCGTATTGCCCAGCCGGCGTTTACGCTGCACCTTGACGATGCGGGTCAGTGGCTGCGTTCGCGCGTGGTCTGGCTGGGTACGCGCCAGCCGCCGCGCGGGTTGTTACAGCTCGCCAATATGTTGCGCGCGCAGGCAGCGCGCAGTGGCTGTTACCAGAGCCCGCAGCCGTTTCATCCGCACGTCACGCTCCTGCGCGATGCCGGGCAGGCCGTTGCCATTCCGCCGCCGGGTTTTCACTGGGCTTTTCCGGTTAATGAATTCGCGCTTTATGAATCCGTCTTTGCACGGGGACGCACCCGCTACAGGCCGCTACAGCGCTGGACGTTGGGCGACACCACAAGGAATTCCGATGAAGTTTAG
- the hrpB gene encoding ATP-dependent helicase HrpB has translation MSSLPVAVVLPELLAALQHAPQVLLNAPTGAGKSTWLPLQILKEGKIAGKIILLEPRRLAARNVAQRLAELLNEKPGETVGYRMRAETCVGPSTRLEVVTEGILTRMLQNDPELNGVGLVILDEFHERSLQADLALALLLDVQQGLRDDLRLLIMSATLDNERLRQALPDAPVISSEGRAFPVERRYQPLPAHQRFDEAVAIATADLLRQSPGSLLLFLPGVGEIQRVQERLASRVGSDVLLCPLYGALSLTEQRKAILPAPAGQRKVVLATNIAETSLTIEGIRLVVDSAQERVASFDPRTGLTKLLTQRISQASMVQRAGRAGRLEPGICLHLTSAEQAERAAQQSTPEILQSDLSGLVMDLLLWGCPDPEQLTWLNPPPVVNLAAARSLLTQLGALEGERLTARGQKMAALGNDPRLAAMLVAAQGEDEIATAAKLAAILEEPPRGGSSDLGQAFSRNQGNWQQRAQQLCKRLNCRGGSPDGDKIASLLALAFPDRIARRRGLDGRYQLANGMGAMLDSDDALTRHEWLIAPLLLQGSQSPDARILQAIAVDIDALTRTCPQLLQQSDIVEWDDAQGTLKAFRRSQIGKLILGTKPLAKPSEEELHQAMLNGIREKGLNVLNWTPEAEQYRIRLHCAAKWLPEYGWPAVDDETLLATLEQWLLPQMSGVHSLRALKALDVKTALQNLLDWSLRQRLDSELPGHYTVPTGSRIAIRYHEDNPPALAVRMQEMFGEATTPSIAEGRVPLVLELLSPAHRPLQITRDLGAFWAGSYREVQKEMKGRYPKHVWPDDPANTAPTRRTKKYS, from the coding sequence GTGTCCTCATTGCCGGTCGCCGTCGTTCTTCCTGAGCTTCTCGCTGCCTTACAACATGCCCCGCAGGTTTTGCTTAACGCGCCTACGGGGGCGGGTAAATCTACCTGGCTGCCGCTGCAGATCCTTAAAGAGGGGAAGATTGCCGGGAAAATTATCCTGCTGGAGCCGCGCAGGCTGGCCGCGCGCAACGTGGCGCAGCGCCTGGCGGAACTGCTGAATGAAAAACCGGGTGAAACGGTAGGCTACCGGATGCGCGCCGAAACCTGCGTCGGCCCGTCCACGCGGCTTGAGGTGGTCACCGAGGGCATTCTTACCCGCATGCTGCAAAACGACCCGGAGTTGAACGGCGTCGGGCTGGTGATCCTGGATGAATTCCACGAGCGCAGCCTGCAGGCCGATCTGGCCCTCGCGCTGTTGCTCGACGTTCAGCAGGGGCTGCGCGACGATCTGCGGCTGCTGATTATGTCGGCGACGCTGGATAACGAGCGGCTACGACAGGCATTACCCGATGCGCCGGTCATCAGCTCAGAAGGACGGGCATTTCCTGTTGAGCGTCGCTATCAGCCGCTTCCTGCCCATCAGCGCTTTGACGAAGCGGTAGCTATTGCCACTGCTGACCTGCTTCGCCAGTCGCCTGGCTCGCTGCTGCTGTTTTTGCCCGGCGTGGGGGAGATTCAGCGCGTGCAGGAGCGGCTGGCCTCCAGGGTGGGCAGTGACGTACTGCTTTGCCCGCTCTATGGCGCCCTGTCGTTGACCGAGCAGCGTAAAGCCATCCTTCCCGCCCCGGCGGGGCAGCGTAAAGTCGTGCTGGCAACCAACATTGCCGAAACCAGTTTAACCATCGAAGGCATTCGCCTGGTGGTGGATAGCGCGCAGGAGAGGGTGGCGAGCTTTGATCCGCGCACCGGGCTGACTAAACTGCTGACACAACGCATCAGTCAGGCGTCAATGGTGCAGCGCGCGGGCCGTGCGGGGCGTCTAGAGCCGGGTATTTGCCTGCATTTGACCAGCGCGGAGCAGGCTGAACGGGCGGCACAGCAAAGCACGCCGGAGATTTTACAAAGCGATCTCTCCGGGCTGGTGATGGATCTCCTGCTTTGGGGCTGCCCGGATCCTGAACAGCTCACCTGGCTTAATCCACCGCCTGTCGTGAATCTCGCCGCCGCGCGCAGCCTGCTCACCCAGCTTGGCGCGCTGGAAGGTGAACGTCTGACGGCGCGCGGTCAGAAAATGGCGGCGCTGGGCAACGATCCGCGTCTGGCGGCGATGCTGGTGGCCGCTCAGGGCGAAGATGAAATTGCCACAGCGGCGAAACTGGCGGCTATTCTTGAGGAGCCGCCGCGCGGAGGCAGCAGCGATCTGGGGCAGGCGTTTTCGCGCAATCAGGGAAACTGGCAGCAGCGGGCGCAGCAGCTGTGCAAACGCCTGAACTGCCGGGGCGGTTCACCTGACGGCGATAAGATTGCCTCCCTTCTGGCGCTGGCCTTCCCGGACAGGATTGCGCGCCGCCGCGGGCTGGATGGACGCTACCAGCTGGCAAACGGCATGGGGGCGATGCTGGACAGCGATGATGCCCTGACGCGACATGAATGGCTGATCGCGCCGCTCCTGCTTCAGGGCAGCCAGTCTCCTGATGCCCGTATTTTACAGGCGATTGCCGTGGACATAGATGCCCTGACGCGTACCTGCCCGCAGTTGCTCCAGCAATCGGACATCGTGGAATGGGATGACGCTCAGGGGACGCTAAAGGCGTTTCGGCGTAGTCAGATTGGCAAACTGATCCTCGGGACGAAACCGCTGGCGAAGCCGTCGGAAGAAGAGTTACACCAGGCAATGCTGAACGGCATTCGGGAAAAGGGCCTTAACGTCCTGAACTGGACGCCGGAAGCTGAACAGTATCGCATTCGTCTGCACTGCGCCGCGAAGTGGCTACCGGAATACGGCTGGCCCGCGGTGGATGATGAGACGCTGCTCGCGACGCTTGAGCAGTGGCTGCTGCCGCAAATGAGCGGCGTGCACTCTCTGCGCGCCCTTAAGGCGCTTGATGTTAAGACCGCGTTACAGAATTTACTGGACTGGTCATTACGTCAACGTCTGGATAGTGAGCTTCCTGGGCATTACACTGTGCCCACCGGGAGCCGGATTGCCATTCGTTATCATGAGGATAATCCTCCGGCGCTGGCGGTTCGGATGCAGGAGATGTTTGGTGAGGCAACCACGCCGTCTATTGCGGAAGGGCGGGTGCCGTTGGTGCTTGAGCTGCTCTCGCCTGCGCATCGTCCGTTGCAGATCACCCGCGATCTGGGAGCGTTCTGGGCGGGAAGCTACCGTGAAGTGCAGAAAGAGATGAAGGGGCGCTACCCCAAACACGTATGGCCGGACGATCCGGCGAATACGGCGCCGACGCGGCGGACGAAGAAATATTCGTAG
- the sfsA gene encoding DNA/RNA nuclease SfsA, translating into MKFSPALQSATLIQRYKRFLADVVTPEGEELTLHCPNTGAMTGCAAPGDTVWYSTSENTKRKYPHTWEITETQNGAFICVNTLRANQLVKEALTNGAIPELVGYGTHKTEVKYGDEGSRIDFMLQAEGRPECYIEVKSVTLAEQENGFFPDAVTLRGQKHLRELMSVAAAGKRAVLLFAVLHTAIERFSPARHIDPKYAQLLNEAQKQGVEVLAYKAELSADNMTLRSSLPIVL; encoded by the coding sequence ATGAAGTTTAGTCCTGCACTCCAGTCCGCCACGCTGATCCAACGCTACAAACGCTTCCTCGCCGACGTAGTGACGCCGGAAGGCGAAGAGCTCACCCTGCACTGCCCCAACACCGGCGCCATGACCGGTTGCGCCGCGCCGGGTGACACGGTCTGGTATTCCACTTCAGAAAATACTAAACGCAAATATCCCCATACCTGGGAAATAACCGAAACGCAAAACGGGGCGTTTATTTGTGTTAATACTCTGCGTGCAAATCAGCTGGTTAAGGAAGCGCTGACGAATGGCGCCATTCCCGAACTGGTGGGTTACGGTACGCATAAAACAGAAGTGAAATACGGCGATGAAGGCAGCAGAATTGACTTCATGTTACAGGCGGAAGGCCGTCCTGAGTGCTATATTGAAGTAAAATCAGTGACGTTAGCGGAACAGGAAAACGGCTTCTTTCCGGATGCGGTAACGCTACGCGGGCAGAAGCATCTGCGAGAGCTAATGAGTGTTGCGGCGGCGGGCAAACGCGCCGTATTGCTGTTTGCGGTGTTGCATACAGCGATTGAACGGTTTTCCCCTGCCCGCCATATCGATCCTAAATACGCACAACTGTTGAATGAGGCACAAAAGCAGGGGGTAGAGGTTTTAGCTTATAAAGCGGAACTTTCTGCCGATAATATGACTCTGAGATCGTCTCTTCCCATTGTCTTATAA
- the folK gene encoding 2-amino-4-hydroxy-6-hydroxymethyldihydropteridine diphosphokinase — protein sequence MTLAYIAIGSNLASPLEQVNAAVQALGEIPQSRIVAVSSFYRTPPLGPQDQPDYLNAAVVLETSLDAETLLDNTQRIELQQGRVRKAERWGPRTLDLDIMLFGHEVINTERLTVPHYDMKNRGFMLWPLFEVAPDLTFPEGIPLKAVLDNLNAERPARW from the coding sequence ATGACCCTTGCGTATATCGCCATCGGCAGCAATTTAGCCTCTCCGCTGGAGCAGGTGAATGCTGCCGTACAGGCGCTGGGTGAGATCCCGCAAAGCCGTATCGTGGCGGTCTCCTCCTTTTACCGCACGCCGCCGCTAGGCCCGCAGGATCAGCCTGATTATCTGAACGCCGCCGTGGTGCTGGAAACATCCCTCGATGCCGAAACGCTGCTGGACAACACTCAGCGCATCGAACTGCAGCAGGGGCGCGTACGCAAAGCCGAACGCTGGGGGCCGCGCACGCTTGATCTCGATATTATGCTGTTCGGCCATGAGGTGATTAACACTGAACGCCTCACCGTACCGCATTACGACATGAAAAATCGTGGCTTTATGCTCTGGCCGCTCTTTGAAGTGGCGCCCGATCTCACCTTCCCGGAAGGCATCCCGCTCAAGGCCGTTCTGGACAACCTGAACGCGGAAAGACCCGCTCGCTGGTGA
- a CDS encoding fimbrial protein: MLKKTLLASAVALFAVGSFSAIADTDLGLITFDGAVTDTTCNISTSNGESQSNITITLPVVKKSEVESTTIDTGVGSKNFELLLTNCPETLKNASASFMSKNMGAIANGTIEPDANVQGSATNVALALFNNAPTVSSRIMVGQPDNNTQKTDLKAGSGKLFYRVAYVPGSNWVKDTSPVQSGKVSANAYFTMSYE, translated from the coding sequence ATGTTAAAAAAAACGTTATTAGCTTCAGCTGTAGCTTTGTTTGCAGTAGGTTCTTTTTCAGCAATCGCAGATACGGATCTTGGTTTAATCACCTTTGATGGTGCGGTAACAGACACAACATGTAATATTTCCACCTCTAATGGTGAATCACAAAGCAATATTACTATTACCTTACCCGTCGTTAAAAAATCTGAAGTTGAATCCACAACTATTGATACTGGCGTCGGTTCCAAAAACTTTGAACTGCTGCTCACCAATTGCCCTGAGACATTAAAGAATGCCTCTGCAAGCTTCATGTCAAAAAATATGGGCGCTATTGCGAACGGTACTATTGAACCCGATGCTAACGTACAAGGCTCTGCAACCAACGTTGCACTTGCCCTGTTTAACAATGCCCCAACCGTTTCATCTCGTATTATGGTAGGCCAGCCTGACAATAATACGCAGAAAACAGACCTGAAAGCCGGCTCCGGTAAACTGTTCTACCGTGTTGCTTATGTCCCTGGCTCCAACTGGGTGAAAGATACTAGCCCTGTACAGTCAGGTAAAGTCAGCGCCAACGCTTACTTCACCATGAGCTACGAATAA
- the pcnB gene encoding polynucleotide adenylyltransferase PcnB — MFTRVANFCRKVLSREESMANDAIAQPHMSVIPREQHNISRKDISENALKVLYRLNKAGYEAYLVGGGVRDLLLGKKPKDFDVTTSATPEQVRKLFRNCRLVGRRFRLAHVMFGPEIIEVATFRGHHEAGASDRTTSQRGQNGMLLRDNIFGSIEEDAQRRDFTINSLYYSVADFTVRDYVGGMQDLKEGLIRLIGTPETRYREDPVRMLRAVRFAAKLNMRISPETAEPIPRLATLINDVPPARLFEEALKLLQAGYGFETYNLLREYNLFQPLFPTITRYFTENGDSPMERMIAQVLKNTDTRIHNDMRVNPAFLFAAMFWYPLLETAQRITQESGLAYYDAFALAANDVLDEGCRTLAIPKRITTLVRDIWQLQLRMSRRQGKRAWKLMEHPKFRAAFDLLSLRAETERNQELQRLAQWWAEFQVSAPPEQKDMLTGLDEEPAPRRRHRRPRKRAPRREGTA; from the coding sequence ATTTTTACCCGAGTCGCTAATTTTTGCCGTAAAGTGCTAAGCCGCGAAGAGAGCATGGCGAACGACGCTATTGCACAGCCACACATGTCGGTTATTCCGCGTGAGCAGCACAATATTTCCCGCAAAGATATCAGTGAAAATGCCCTCAAGGTACTCTATCGTCTGAATAAAGCGGGCTACGAGGCCTATCTCGTTGGCGGTGGGGTGCGTGATTTATTGCTGGGCAAAAAACCGAAAGATTTCGACGTGACGACCAGCGCCACGCCCGAGCAGGTGCGTAAATTATTCCGCAACTGCCGTCTCGTTGGCCGCCGTTTCCGTCTGGCTCACGTGATGTTTGGGCCGGAAATCATTGAAGTGGCGACCTTCCGCGGCCACCACGAAGCGGGTGCATCCGACCGCACCACGTCACAGCGCGGCCAGAACGGTATGCTGCTGCGCGACAATATCTTCGGCTCTATCGAAGAAGATGCCCAGCGTCGCGACTTCACCATCAACAGCCTTTATTACAGCGTGGCGGATTTCACCGTGCGTGATTACGTCGGCGGCATGCAGGACCTGAAAGAGGGTCTGATCCGCCTGATCGGCACGCCGGAAACGCGCTATCGCGAAGATCCGGTGCGCATGCTGCGCGCCGTGCGTTTTGCCGCCAAGCTGAACATGCGCATCAGCCCGGAAACCGCAGAGCCGATCCCGCGTCTGGCGACGCTGATTAACGACGTGCCGCCTGCCCGCCTGTTTGAAGAGGCGCTGAAGCTGCTGCAGGCCGGCTACGGGTTCGAAACCTACAATCTGCTGCGCGAATACAACCTGTTCCAGCCACTGTTCCCGACCATTACCCGTTACTTCACCGAAAACGGCGACAGCCCAATGGAGCGGATGATTGCGCAGGTGCTGAAAAATACTGACACCCGCATCCATAACGATATGCGCGTGAACCCGGCATTCCTGTTTGCGGCAATGTTCTGGTACCCGCTGCTGGAAACGGCTCAAAGAATCACCCAGGAGAGCGGCCTCGCCTATTACGATGCCTTCGCGCTGGCCGCGAACGATGTATTGGACGAAGGGTGCCGCACGCTGGCTATCCCAAAACGCATTACCACGCTGGTGCGCGACATCTGGCAGCTTCAGCTGCGCATGTCCCGCCGTCAGGGCAAACGTGCCTGGAAGCTGATGGAGCATCCAAAGTTCCGCGCCGCCTTCGACCTGCTGTCGCTGCGTGCGGAAACTGAACGCAATCAGGAGCTGCAGCGCCTGGCGCAGTGGTGGGCCGAATTCCAGGTTTCCGCCCCGCCGGAGCAGAAAGATATGCTGACCGGGCTGGATGAAGAACCTGCCCCGCGTCGCCGTCATCGTCGTCCGCGCAAACGCGCACCGCGTCGTGAAGGGACAGCATGA
- the panD gene encoding aspartate 1-decarboxylase, with amino-acid sequence MIRKMLQGKLHRVKVTQADLHYEGSCAIDQDFLDAAGILENEAIDIWNVNNGKRFSTYAIAAERGSKIISVNGAAAHCADVGDIVIIASFVMMSDEEARRWQPKVAYFEGDNEMKRTAKAIPVQVA; translated from the coding sequence ATGATTCGCAAAATGCTGCAAGGTAAGCTTCACCGTGTGAAAGTCACGCAGGCCGACCTGCACTATGAAGGCTCCTGCGCCATTGACCAGGATTTTCTCGACGCGGCGGGTATCCTTGAAAACGAAGCGATTGATATCTGGAACGTGAACAACGGTAAACGCTTCTCTACTTATGCGATTGCCGCCGAGCGCGGTTCTAAAATCATCTCCGTTAACGGCGCTGCGGCGCACTGTGCGGACGTGGGCGACATTGTGATCATCGCCAGCTTCGTGATGATGTCTGACGAAGAAGCCCGCCGCTGGCAGCCTAAAGTGGCCTACTTCGAAGGCGACAATGAAATGAAGCGCACCGCAAAGGCGATTCCGGTTCAGGTTGCCTGA
- the dksA gene encoding RNA polymerase-binding protein DksA: MQEGQNRKTSSLSILAIAGVEPYQEKPGEEYMNEAQLSHFKRILEAWRNQLRDEVDRTVSHMQDEAANFPDPVDRAAQEEEFSLELRNRDRERKLIKKIEKTLKKVEDEDFGYCESCGVEIGIRRLEARPTADLCIDCKTLAEIREKQMAG; encoded by the coding sequence ATGCAAGAAGGGCAAAACCGTAAAACATCGTCCCTGAGTATTCTCGCCATCGCTGGGGTGGAGCCGTATCAAGAGAAGCCGGGCGAAGAGTATATGAACGAAGCCCAGCTGTCGCACTTCAAGCGTATTCTTGAAGCATGGCGTAATCAACTCAGGGATGAAGTGGATCGCACCGTTTCGCATATGCAGGATGAAGCTGCTAACTTCCCGGATCCGGTAGACCGTGCCGCTCAGGAAGAAGAGTTCAGCCTCGAACTGCGTAACCGTGACCGCGAACGCAAGCTGATCAAAAAGATCGAGAAAACGCTGAAAAAAGTCGAAGACGAAGATTTTGGCTACTGCGAATCCTGCGGTGTTGAAATCGGTATTCGTCGCCTGGAAGCGCGTCCAACCGCCGATCTGTGCATCGACTGTAAAACGCTGGCCGAAATCCGCGAAAAACAGATGGCCGGCTAA
- a CDS encoding fimbrial chaperone, with protein sequence MYLLNIKSGLKALLLASVSVFALNASADIVISGTRVIYPESAKDVTVTMDNRGTRPLLVQTWLDDGRDTTNPQELKLPFIVTPPVSRVEPQKGQTVRITWLGQSLPKDKESLFWFNVLEVPPKAKESDTQSMLQLAFRTRIKLFFRPTGLKGEPTDAAKNLKWTETRQGQNIVLSAKNDSPYYVSLAGATLIAGAKSYDIETHYIEPFSSQTMNVKNHNTLGYNKITWQAINDFGGIDKYESIQN encoded by the coding sequence ATGTACTTACTGAATATTAAGAGCGGATTAAAAGCCCTGCTGCTGGCCTCGGTGAGCGTTTTTGCTCTTAACGCCAGTGCAGATATTGTGATTTCCGGCACCCGTGTCATTTATCCAGAATCAGCAAAAGACGTAACGGTGACTATGGATAACCGTGGCACCAGACCTTTACTGGTACAAACCTGGCTCGATGACGGAAGAGATACCACTAATCCTCAAGAGCTGAAACTTCCCTTTATTGTCACGCCTCCTGTATCGCGTGTAGAACCGCAAAAAGGGCAAACGGTCAGAATCACCTGGCTTGGTCAGTCATTGCCAAAAGATAAAGAATCCCTGTTCTGGTTTAACGTTCTGGAAGTTCCGCCAAAGGCAAAGGAAAGCGATACGCAAAGCATGCTTCAGCTGGCATTCCGTACCCGCATAAAACTCTTTTTCCGGCCTACAGGTTTGAAAGGAGAACCGACAGATGCGGCTAAAAATCTTAAATGGACTGAAACCCGTCAAGGTCAAAATATCGTTTTAAGTGCGAAGAATGATTCACCGTATTATGTATCACTGGCGGGGGCAACGCTTATTGCTGGTGCTAAAAGCTACGATATTGAAACGCATTATATTGAACCATTCTCAAGCCAGACTATGAACGTAAAGAATCATAACACCCTGGGGTATAACAAAATCACCTGGCAAGCCATCAATGATTTCGGTGGAATTGATAAATATGAATCCATACAGAATTGA
- the panC gene encoding pantoate--beta-alanine ligase, producing the protein MLIIETLPLLRQHIRRARQEGKRIALVPTMGNLHDGHMKLVDEARARADIVVVSIFVNPMQFDRADDLARYPRTLQEDCEKLKKRHADIVFSPAPADVYPQGTEEATYVDVPGISTMLEGASRPGHFRGVSTIVSKLFNLVQPDVACFGEKDFQQLALIRKMVADMGYDIEIVGVPIVRAKDGLALSSRNGYLTAEQRKIAPGLSKVMNTMAEQMLAKELTAEEIIALAEQALNDKCLRADDVQIRDADTLLELTQNSKRAVILVAAWLGQARLIDNKVVELA; encoded by the coding sequence GTGCTAATCATTGAAACCCTGCCGCTGCTTCGCCAGCATATCCGCCGCGCGCGTCAGGAAGGTAAACGTATCGCACTGGTCCCGACCATGGGCAATCTGCATGACGGCCACATGAAGCTCGTCGACGAAGCCCGTGCGCGAGCAGATATCGTGGTGGTCAGTATCTTCGTGAACCCCATGCAGTTTGACCGCGCCGACGATCTGGCACGCTATCCGCGCACCCTGCAGGAAGATTGCGAGAAGCTCAAAAAACGCCACGCGGATATCGTCTTCTCACCTGCACCGGCGGACGTTTACCCGCAGGGTACCGAAGAGGCGACCTACGTTGACGTCCCGGGCATTTCCACCATGCTGGAAGGAGCAAGCCGTCCGGGCCACTTCCGCGGCGTCTCCACCATCGTCAGCAAGCTATTTAACCTGGTGCAGCCGGACGTTGCCTGCTTCGGTGAGAAAGATTTCCAGCAGCTGGCGCTGATCCGCAAGATGGTTGCTGACATGGGTTACGATATTGAGATCGTCGGCGTACCGATTGTGCGTGCGAAAGACGGTCTGGCGCTCAGCTCGCGGAATGGTTACCTGACCGCCGAACAGCGTAAAATCGCGCCGGGCCTGAGCAAGGTTATGAACACCATGGCAGAGCAGATGCTGGCAAAAGAGTTAACAGCAGAAGAGATTATTGCCCTTGCCGAGCAGGCGCTTAACGATAAGTGCCTTCGTGCTGACGACGTACAAATTCGTGATGCTGATACGCTGCTGGAATTAACTCAGAACAGCAAGCGCGCAGTCATCCTGGTGGCGGCATGGCTCGGCCAGGCACGCCTGATTGACAATAAAGTGGTTGAGCTGGCGTAG
- the panB gene encoding 3-methyl-2-oxobutanoate hydroxymethyltransferase: MKPTTISLLQKCKQEKKRFATITAYDYSFAKLFAEEGINVMLVGDSLGMTVQGHDSTLPVTVEDIAYHTRAVRRGAPGCLLLSDLPFMAYATPEQAFENAAAVMRAGANMVKIEGGAWLVETVKMLTERAVPVCGHLGLTPQSVNIFGGYKVQGRGDAAQTLFEDALALEAAGAQLLVLECVPVELAKRITDALSIPVIGIGAGNVTDGQILVMHDAFGITGGHIPKFAKNFLTEAGDMRAAVRQYIADVESGVYPGEEHSFH, from the coding sequence ATGAAACCAACCACCATCTCCTTACTGCAGAAATGCAAACAGGAAAAAAAACGCTTCGCCACCATCACCGCGTATGACTACAGCTTCGCCAAACTGTTTGCCGAAGAGGGTATCAACGTCATGCTGGTCGGAGATTCGTTAGGGATGACGGTACAAGGACATGATTCCACCCTGCCGGTCACGGTCGAAGATATTGCATATCACACCCGTGCGGTACGCCGCGGTGCGCCAGGCTGCCTTCTGCTTTCCGACCTGCCGTTTATGGCCTATGCCACGCCAGAGCAGGCATTTGAAAACGCGGCGGCAGTGATGCGCGCTGGCGCTAACATGGTCAAAATTGAAGGCGGCGCCTGGCTGGTGGAGACGGTGAAAATGCTCACCGAACGCGCCGTGCCGGTGTGTGGTCATTTGGGCCTGACCCCGCAGTCCGTCAACATCTTTGGCGGGTATAAGGTGCAGGGCCGCGGCGACGCAGCGCAGACGCTGTTTGAGGATGCCCTGGCGCTGGAAGCCGCAGGCGCCCAGCTGCTGGTGCTGGAGTGCGTGCCGGTTGAGCTGGCGAAACGCATCACCGACGCACTCTCCATTCCGGTGATTGGTATTGGTGCAGGCAACGTGACCGACGGTCAGATTCTGGTGATGCACGACGCCTTTGGTATTACTGGCGGGCATATCCCGAAGTTTGCCAAAAATTTCCTCACTGAAGCGGGCGACATGCGCGCTGCGGTCAGGCAGTATATTGCCGACGTTGAATCCGGTGTTTACCCGGGTGAAGAACACAGTTTCCATTAA
- the gluQRS gene encoding tRNA glutamyl-Q(34) synthetase GluQRS: MSESHYIGRFAPSPSGELHFGSLIAALGSYLQARASQGKWLVRIEDIDPPREVPGAADTILRQLEHYGLHWDGDVLWQSQRHEAYRERLAWLSAQGLSYNCTCTRARIQSVGGVYDGHCRTLNLPPENAAVRLLQRAPVTRFHDRLSGEIRADERLACEDFIIHRRDGLFAYNLAVVVDDHFQGVTEIVRGADLVEPTVRQISLYHQFGWTVPDYIHLPLAVNAQGIKLSKQNHAPALPDGDPRPVLIDALRFLNQNVTNEWQVLRIDELLKIAIANWTLAAVPKIQHSQMRCAEL; encoded by the coding sequence ATGTCTGAATCACACTATATCGGGCGCTTTGCGCCATCTCCTTCCGGTGAATTACACTTCGGCTCATTAATTGCCGCGCTTGGCAGCTACCTGCAGGCTCGCGCCAGTCAGGGTAAATGGCTCGTCCGCATCGAAGATATTGACCCTCCGCGTGAAGTTCCCGGTGCTGCAGACACCATTCTGCGTCAGCTGGAACATTACGGTCTTCACTGGGACGGCGACGTTCTGTGGCAGTCACAACGTCATGAGGCTTATCGGGAACGTCTGGCCTGGCTCAGCGCTCAGGGGCTCTCCTATAACTGCACCTGCACCCGCGCGCGTATCCAGAGCGTGGGAGGTGTGTATGACGGCCACTGCCGCACGCTGAATCTTCCCCCGGAAAATGCCGCCGTACGCTTGCTACAGCGCGCGCCCGTCACCCGCTTCCACGATCGGCTCTCCGGTGAGATTAGGGCGGATGAACGTCTGGCATGTGAAGATTTTATTATTCACCGTCGTGATGGTCTGTTTGCGTATAACCTGGCGGTGGTCGTCGACGATCATTTCCAGGGCGTGACGGAAATTGTGCGCGGGGCGGACCTGGTCGAACCGACCGTACGGCAAATCTCGCTTTATCATCAGTTTGGCTGGACGGTGCCGGATTACATTCATCTGCCGCTGGCGGTCAATGCGCAGGGCATTAAGCTCTCCAAGCAAAACCACGCCCCGGCCCTGCCAGACGGCGATCCGCGTCCTGTTTTGATCGACGCGCTGCGATTTCTCAACCAGAATGTAACCAACGAATGGCAGGTTCTGCGCATTGACGAATTGCTGAAAATAGCCATTGCCAACTGGACGCTCGCGGCAGTGCCAAAAATCCAGCATTCTCAAATGCGTTGCGCTGAGCTATGA